Proteins from a single region of Crassaminicella profunda:
- a CDS encoding acyl-CoA dehydratase activase yields the protein MRILGIDLGSREVKIAVMEDKKLIKKMRVSTMSFYRDYCNYDGKVIVDLKKLGITNIHGAISTGYGRNNTDLNKFKAINEIKAHVYGAFYQTKLKDFILLDIGGQDVKVVKVEKGMITDLELNEKCAASCGRYLENMANVLEISLDQMSKYYEKPVSLNSTCAVFSESELIGKIAEGVDVESLCAGVNYSLYKRLQPLLNKFRGRKLILTGGVANNRAIRKYLKNDYDEIISIKETQFNGAIGCCFYGSMMGKLKLEENKCIF from the coding sequence ATGCGTATATTAGGAATAGACCTTGGCAGTAGAGAAGTAAAAATAGCTGTCATGGAAGATAAAAAATTGATTAAAAAGATGAGGGTAAGTACCATGTCTTTTTACAGAGATTACTGTAATTATGATGGAAAGGTGATTGTAGATTTAAAAAAGCTAGGTATTACAAATATTCATGGAGCTATATCAACGGGATATGGTAGAAATAATACGGATTTAAATAAATTTAAAGCAATCAACGAAATAAAGGCCCATGTGTATGGAGCTTTTTATCAGACTAAATTAAAGGACTTTATTTTATTAGATATTGGTGGACAAGATGTAAAGGTTGTTAAAGTAGAGAAGGGAATGATTACAGATTTAGAGCTGAATGAAAAATGTGCAGCCTCTTGTGGCAGGTATCTTGAGAATATGGCAAATGTATTAGAAATTTCTTTGGATCAAATGAGTAAGTACTATGAAAAACCCGTATCTCTTAATTCAACTTGTGCTGTTTTTTCTGAATCAGAGTTGATTGGGAAAATTGCTGAAGGAGTAGATGTTGAAAGTTTGTGTGCTGGGGTAAATTATTCTTTATATAAAAGACTCCAGCCCTTATTGAATAAGTTTCGTGGAAGAAAGCTTATTTTAACAGGTGGCGTTGCCAATAACCGTGCTATAAGGAAATATCTTAAGAATGATTATGATGAGATTATTTCTATTAAGGAAACCCAATTCAATGGGGCAATAGGGTGCTGTTTTTATGGTAGTATGATGGGGAAATTAAAATTGGAGGAAAATAAATGTATCTTTTAA
- the queD gene encoding 6-carboxytetrahydropterin synthase QueD: protein MYLLKAEHSFDSAHFLANYNGKCKNIHGHRWKVEIEVYAENLVECGQLDGMVVDFGDLKRDLREIVDLYDHALIIQKHSMREATLKHLLEDEFKVIEVNFRPTAENFSYDFFKNIEKKGYQVKRVMVYETPTNCAVYEKSEGKSCIK, encoded by the coding sequence ATGTATCTTTTAAAAGCAGAACATAGCTTTGATAGTGCGCATTTTCTAGCTAATTACAATGGAAAGTGCAAAAATATTCATGGACATAGATGGAAGGTAGAGATAGAAGTTTATGCAGAAAACTTGGTAGAATGTGGTCAGCTAGACGGGATGGTTGTAGATTTTGGAGATTTAAAAAGAGATCTTCGTGAAATCGTTGATTTGTATGATCATGCGTTAATCATACAAAAGCATTCTATGAGAGAAGCAACGCTGAAACATTTACTAGAAGATGAATTTAAGGTAATAGAAGTCAATTTTAGACCCACTGCTGAAAATTTTTCATATGATTTCTTTAAAAATATAGAAAAGAAAGGCTATCAAGTAAAAAGGGTGATGGTTTATGAAACACCTACCAATTGTGCAGTTTATGAAAAAAGTGAGGGAAAATCATGTATAAAGTAG
- the queE gene encoding putative 7-carboxy-7-deazaguanine synthase QueE: protein MMYKVVEKFVSVNGEGRLSGQLAVFIRFKGCNLDCSYCDTKWANKEDTPYTLMSKEEIYNYIKSTGVKNVTLTGGEPLLQEHIIPLIEYLAMNQELSMEIETNGSISIKDFSILENPPRFTMDYKLPSSNMEEKMLVDNFYYLEKEDTVKFVVGNKDDLYRAKTIITRYELTKKTQVYLSPVFNQIDLKEIVEFMKKHTMNGVTLQMQLHKIIWNEEMRGV from the coding sequence ATCATGTATAAAGTAGTTGAAAAGTTTGTAAGTGTTAATGGAGAAGGAAGACTTTCAGGACAATTAGCTGTATTCATAAGGTTTAAAGGGTGTAATCTTGATTGTAGCTATTGTGATACAAAATGGGCAAATAAAGAGGATACACCCTATACGCTTATGAGTAAAGAAGAAATATATAATTATATAAAGTCTACAGGGGTGAAAAATGTTACGTTGACGGGGGGCGAGCCTCTTCTTCAAGAGCATATAATTCCATTGATTGAGTATTTAGCAATGAATCAAGAATTATCTATGGAAATAGAGACGAACGGAAGTATCTCTATAAAAGATTTTAGTATATTAGAAAATCCCCCAAGATTTACAATGGACTATAAACTCCCTTCTAGTAATATGGAAGAAAAAATGCTTGTAGATAATTTTTATTATTTAGAAAAAGAAGACACAGTAAAATTTGTAGTAGGGAATAAGGATGATTTATATAGAGCAAAAACAATTATTACAAGGTATGAATTAACAAAAAAGACACAAGTATATTTAAGCCCTGTATTTAATCAGATTGATTTAAAAGAGATAGTAGAATTCATGAAAAAGCATACAATGAATGGGGTAACCCTTCAAATGCAGCTTCATAAAATTATATGGAATGAAGAGATGAGAGGAGTTTAG
- the queC gene encoding 7-cyano-7-deazaguanine synthase QueC, whose product MNQEKAVVIFSGGQDSTTCLFWAKKRFKEVIAVSFDYNQKHKLELTCAKEICKKYNVEHHILDLGLLNQLAPNSLTRVDIEVDKESPKEGVPNSFVDGRNLLFITFASVFAKQRGINHVVTGVSQSDYSGYPDCRDVFIKSTNVTLNLSMDYQFEIHTPLMWINKEETWKMAYDLGVLDIIKEETLTCYNGIRGNGCGECPACHLRKKGYIDFKKSNEL is encoded by the coding sequence ATGAATCAAGAAAAAGCAGTAGTTATATTTAGTGGAGGGCAAGATAGTACAACCTGTTTATTTTGGGCAAAGAAAAGATTTAAAGAGGTCATAGCTGTATCCTTTGATTATAATCAAAAACATAAGCTAGAGCTTACCTGTGCCAAGGAAATTTGTAAAAAATACAATGTAGAGCATCATATTTTAGATTTGGGGTTACTCAATCAATTAGCACCAAATTCTTTAACGAGAGTGGATATAGAAGTAGATAAAGAATCACCAAAGGAAGGTGTACCAAACTCTTTTGTAGATGGAAGAAATTTATTATTCATAACCTTTGCAAGCGTCTTTGCAAAACAAAGAGGGATCAATCATGTTGTAACAGGTGTATCTCAAAGTGATTATAGTGGATACCCTGATTGTAGAGATGTGTTTATCAAATCTACAAATGTAACGTTAAATTTATCTATGGATTATCAATTTGAAATTCATACACCCTTAATGTGGATTAATAAGGAAGAAACATGGAAAATGGCATATGATTTAGGGGTATTAGATATTATTAAAGAAGAAACTTTAACATGTTATAATGGAATAAGAGGAAATGGATGTGGAGAATGTCCTGCTTGTCATTTAAGAAAGAAAGGGTATATAGATTTTAAAAAATCTAACGAGCTGTAA
- a CDS encoding stalk domain-containing protein, with amino-acid sequence MKKLFSMLLFCALLLSNIPVYADSYVMHTIQPGDTYSKVSQQYNKDVYELEKINQDVGKTLYSGDLIKINPVADGKNISIQVDGKKVLTDQQPYLENSRTFVPIRFIAEALDVEAVSWDNHTQTAMLKHNEKTLYLPMGSKSASINGINMELDAPINVYKGRTFVPVRFVAEAFNCNVEWNAYTHTVDIYTKEQDKAKNYSEEDLYWLSRLVHAEAEDEPFDGKVAVANVIINRKYSDEFPNTIKNVVFDDNYGIQFTPVGNGRIYKQPSGESIQAARMALEGKNNIGDCLYFLNPRKSKNFWIVKNRKYYRTIQLHDFYI; translated from the coding sequence ATGAAGAAGTTATTTTCAATGCTTCTCTTCTGTGCACTACTCTTGTCGAACATTCCTGTCTACGCAGATTCCTATGTTATGCATACAATTCAACCGGGAGATACCTATTCAAAAGTGTCACAACAATACAATAAGGATGTATACGAACTAGAAAAAATCAATCAGGATGTAGGGAAAACACTATATTCAGGGGATTTGATAAAAATAAACCCTGTAGCAGATGGAAAAAACATTTCTATACAAGTTGATGGAAAAAAAGTTCTCACAGATCAACAACCATATTTAGAAAATTCCCGTACCTTTGTACCTATTCGATTCATTGCTGAAGCTTTAGATGTAGAAGCAGTCTCTTGGGATAACCATACGCAAACAGCAATGTTAAAACATAATGAAAAAACCCTATACTTACCAATGGGATCAAAGAGTGCAAGTATAAATGGAATAAATATGGAATTGGATGCACCTATCAATGTTTACAAAGGAAGAACTTTTGTCCCCGTTAGATTTGTTGCGGAAGCATTTAATTGTAATGTAGAATGGAATGCGTACACACATACAGTGGATATTTACACAAAAGAACAGGATAAAGCTAAAAATTACTCAGAAGAAGATTTATATTGGCTTTCAAGATTAGTGCATGCTGAAGCAGAAGATGAACCTTTTGATGGGAAGGTGGCCGTTGCTAATGTGATCATCAATAGGAAATATAGTGATGAATTTCCGAATACAATCAAAAATGTTGTATTTGATGATAATTATGGGATTCAATTTACGCCTGTAGGCAATGGAAGAATTTATAAACAGCCTTCTGGAGAAAGTATACAAGCAGCAAGAATGGCTTTAGAAGGGAAAAATAATATTGGCGATTGTTTATATTTCTTAAATCCTCGAAAATCTAAGAATTTTTGGATTGTGAAGAATAGGAAATATTATAGAACCATTCAATTACATGATTTTTATATTTAA
- the lepB gene encoding signal peptidase I — MFKEIFEWIKTIAIAVIIALVVTTFVTPLMVDGLSMYPTLNDHDYLILKNTHEIQRGDIISFKSTLEFSQQELESFNFIKKLKLGKNKSLIKRVIAIPGDELLIQNGKVYVNGEELKENYINGDTTSGDVQIDKIPKGKIFVMGDNRENSLDSRKLGLVDISKIQGKALVRLLPISNFGQISSQK, encoded by the coding sequence ATGTTTAAAGAAATATTTGAATGGATTAAAACAATTGCAATTGCTGTTATTATTGCACTAGTTGTTACAACCTTCGTTACACCCCTAATGGTAGATGGACTATCCATGTATCCAACCTTAAATGATCATGATTATCTTATTTTAAAAAACACCCATGAAATCCAAAGAGGCGATATCATCTCTTTTAAATCAACCTTAGAATTTTCACAGCAAGAGCTTGAAAGTTTCAATTTTATCAAAAAATTAAAGTTAGGAAAAAACAAAAGTCTCATCAAAAGAGTTATCGCTATCCCAGGAGATGAATTACTTATACAAAATGGAAAAGTTTATGTAAATGGAGAAGAATTAAAAGAAAACTACATTAATGGAGATACTACTTCTGGTGATGTTCAAATTGACAAAATTCCTAAAGGTAAGATTTTTGTTATGGGCGATAATAGAGAGAACAGTTTAGATAGTAGAAAACTAGGTCTTGTAGACATCAGTAAAATTCAAGGAAAAGCACTCGTAAGACTTTTACCTATTTCAAATTTTGGACAAATTTCTTCACAAAAATAA
- a CDS encoding DUF3343 domain-containing protein, with the protein MKEYVAVFFTHSGAIKFDRNAKKDNISCELMPVPRKLSSNCGIGAKFKYNQHVYELVNEEIEKIFQVDGNNYILIYEE; encoded by the coding sequence ATGAAAGAATATGTAGCAGTTTTTTTTACCCATTCTGGTGCCATAAAATTTGATAGAAATGCAAAAAAAGATAATATATCTTGTGAACTTATGCCCGTTCCACGAAAACTTAGTTCCAATTGTGGCATTGGTGCAAAGTTTAAGTATAATCAACATGTTTATGAATTAGTTAATGAAGAAATTGAAAAAATATTTCAAGTAGATGGTAACAATTATATTTTGATATATGAAGAATAA
- a CDS encoding sulfurtransferase TusA family protein, with product MAKIDVRGMSCPQPVLMTKNAIASNPSTIEVIVDNNTAKNNVSRFLKNAGYDLSVEELDEDYLISAKK from the coding sequence TTGGCTAAAATTGATGTAAGGGGTATGTCCTGTCCCCAACCTGTCTTAATGACTAAAAATGCAATTGCTTCTAATCCATCAACTATTGAAGTAATCGTTGATAATAATACAGCTAAAAATAATGTCTCAAGATTTTTAAAAAATGCTGGATATGATTTATCTGTAGAAGAATTAGATGAAGATTATTTAATCTCAGCAAAAAAATAA
- the yedE gene encoding YedE family putative selenium transporter: MEEKKGIIFTGAIVGIIAVLLVKFGNPVNMGFCIACFLRDIAGGLGLHRAAVVQYLRPEIMGLVLGAFIIALSKKEFQVRGGSSPFIRFTLGVTVMIGALMFLGCPLRMVLRLGGGDLNAILGIAGFVVGIGLGIFFLNKGFSLRRSYKLPKSEGFVFPIVNVLLIALLVSAPAFIFFSEKGPGKMHAPIFIALAAGLIVGALAQRTRLCMVGGIRDFILFKDTYLLSGFIAIFVFSLIGNVLLGYFNIGFEGQPVAHADGLWNFLGMVLCGWASVLLGGCPMRQLILAGEGNTDSVITVMGMIVGAAICHNFGLASSPKGPTSNGQIAVIICFIIVALVGYFNSEMVISESKVKGDVKVG, translated from the coding sequence ATGGAAGAAAAAAAAGGAATTATCTTTACAGGAGCCATTGTTGGAATCATTGCTGTCTTATTAGTTAAATTCGGAAACCCTGTAAATATGGGATTTTGTATTGCATGTTTTTTAAGAGATATTGCAGGGGGATTAGGTCTTCATAGAGCAGCTGTTGTACAGTATTTAAGACCTGAAATTATGGGATTGGTCCTAGGTGCATTTATTATCGCTCTTAGTAAAAAAGAATTCCAAGTGCGAGGAGGATCATCTCCCTTTATTCGATTTACCCTTGGGGTTACTGTTATGATCGGTGCTTTGATGTTTTTAGGATGCCCTCTAAGAATGGTTTTACGACTTGGTGGAGGAGATTTAAATGCTATTCTTGGTATTGCAGGTTTTGTTGTAGGAATTGGTTTAGGGATATTTTTCTTAAATAAGGGATTTAGTTTAAGAAGAAGTTATAAATTACCAAAATCTGAAGGCTTTGTTTTTCCGATTGTAAATGTATTATTAATTGCTTTATTAGTAAGCGCACCTGCATTTATTTTCTTCAGTGAAAAAGGTCCAGGTAAAATGCATGCACCAATTTTTATTGCTTTAGCTGCAGGACTAATAGTAGGTGCTCTTGCTCAAAGAACAAGATTATGTATGGTTGGTGGCATAAGAGACTTCATTCTTTTTAAAGATACCTACCTTTTATCAGGATTTATTGCTATATTTGTATTTTCACTTATTGGTAATGTCTTATTGGGTTATTTTAATATTGGTTTTGAAGGTCAGCCTGTTGCACATGCTGATGGACTTTGGAACTTCTTAGGAATGGTTTTATGCGGATGGGCATCCGTTCTCCTGGGTGGTTGTCCTATGAGACAATTAATCCTAGCAGGTGAAGGAAATACAGATTCTGTAATTACGGTTATGGGTATGATCGTTGGCGCTGCAATTTGTCACAACTTTGGTTTAGCATCTAGCCCTAAAGGCCCTACATCAAACGGGCAAATAGCTGTCATCATTTGCTTCATTATCGTTGCCTTAGTAGGATATTTCAACTCAGAAATGGTAATCAGTGAAAGTAAAGTGAAAGGAGATGTGAAAGTTGGCTAA
- a CDS encoding aminotransferase class V-fold PLP-dependent enzyme, with product MKEIYLDNGATSFPKAPGVVESVSNYLKNIGCNINRGAYTSSFEAENIVFETRELICELLHFDQCENVVFTKNITESLNVLIKGALRKNEHVIVSSMEHNAVMRPIHALGEKGITFSRVTCNALGELNVEDIKQYIKPNTKALVMTHASNVCGTVLPLEEIGEICKIHGIYFIIDTAQTAGFLEINYKKLGADAIAFTGHKGLLGPQGMGGFIMNDPLAAYMNPLIEGGTGSLSEYEKQPCYMPDKFEAGTMNIPGVYGLNAALKYILKTGINTIREKELFLVKRFLERLKNIPNIKIIGKKEIEGRTAVVSVDFPQYDNGQISYRLYKEFGIMTRCGLHCAPSAHKTLKTFPDGTVRFSFSHFNTVEEVDYTIDSIYKCMD from the coding sequence ATGAAGGAAATATATTTAGATAATGGTGCTACATCTTTTCCAAAAGCGCCAGGTGTTGTTGAGAGCGTGTCTAACTATTTGAAAAATATTGGTTGTAATATTAATAGAGGCGCTTATACATCATCTTTTGAAGCAGAAAATATTGTTTTTGAAACAAGAGAACTCATTTGTGAGTTATTGCACTTTGATCAGTGTGAAAATGTAGTTTTTACTAAAAACATTACAGAAAGCTTGAACGTATTAATCAAAGGGGCTTTAAGAAAAAATGAGCATGTAATTGTATCTTCTATGGAACATAATGCAGTCATGAGACCGATTCATGCGTTAGGGGAAAAGGGAATAACATTTTCAAGAGTAACTTGTAATGCATTAGGTGAATTAAATGTTGAGGACATAAAACAATATATAAAGCCTAATACAAAGGCATTGGTCATGACTCATGCATCAAATGTATGTGGTACAGTATTACCCCTTGAAGAGATAGGAGAAATATGCAAAATCCATGGGATTTACTTTATTATAGATACTGCTCAAACGGCTGGATTTTTAGAAATTAACTATAAAAAGCTAGGAGCAGATGCTATTGCTTTTACAGGGCATAAGGGGCTTTTAGGACCTCAAGGGATGGGAGGATTTATCATGAACGACCCCTTAGCAGCATATATGAATCCTTTAATAGAAGGAGGAACAGGGAGTCTTTCTGAATATGAAAAGCAGCCCTGTTATATGCCAGATAAGTTTGAAGCAGGTACTATGAATATTCCAGGGGTTTATGGACTCAATGCAGCTTTAAAATACATATTAAAAACAGGGATAAATACCATAAGAGAAAAAGAACTATTTTTAGTAAAAAGGTTTTTAGAAAGGCTAAAAAATATACCTAATATAAAAATTATTGGAAAGAAAGAAATTGAGGGAAGAACAGCCGTTGTATCCGTAGATTTTCCTCAATATGATAATGGACAAATTTCTTATAGATTATATAAAGAGTTTGGGATTATGACAAGATGTGGGCTACACTGTGCACCTTCAGCTCATAAGACATTAAAAACGTTTCCAGATGGAACTGTAAGATTTAGCTTTAGTCATTTCAATACGGTAGAGGAAGTAGATTATACAATTGATAGTATTTATAAGTGCATGGATTAA
- a CDS encoding phosphate ABC transporter substrate-binding protein: MKKLLSILTITALLLSLVLTGCGTKANSDEVASNMQETFKSQILFKGSSTLAPVIAKISTNFIEEYKTWDQVSEDFPNKSLDIFVSAGGSSAGVKAAMDGSSDFGMVSRTVSDEEKGKIEGYQEFKLGLDALTVSVNPENKVYEVKKSLSTEEIQKIFSGEYKYWDEVESTLSHEEIVIVTRDLGGGAHKVFQKKVMGDKKVREDAIQAPSMGALVTKIMENKNAIGYASYGMVNQNAGKIMPLDVDGVAPTKENIVSGDYKISRPLLIVKKGELLPQEKTFIDVLLSEEGMKTVEKMGFVPAK, encoded by the coding sequence ATGAAAAAATTACTCAGTATTCTAACTATTACAGCTTTACTTTTAAGTCTTGTTCTTACTGGATGTGGAACCAAAGCAAATAGTGATGAAGTTGCTTCAAATATGCAAGAAACATTTAAGTCGCAAATTTTATTTAAAGGATCTTCTACATTAGCTCCAGTAATTGCAAAAATTTCTACAAACTTTATTGAAGAGTATAAAACATGGGATCAAGTAAGTGAAGACTTTCCCAATAAAAGTTTAGATATTTTTGTTTCTGCAGGAGGATCTTCAGCAGGAGTAAAAGCAGCTATGGATGGAAGCAGTGATTTTGGAATGGTTTCAAGAACTGTTTCTGATGAAGAAAAGGGAAAGATTGAAGGATACCAAGAGTTTAAACTAGGATTAGATGCATTAACAGTGTCTGTCAATCCAGAAAATAAAGTATATGAAGTGAAAAAGAGCTTATCGACAGAAGAAATTCAAAAGATTTTTTCAGGAGAATATAAATATTGGGATGAAGTAGAAAGTACCCTGTCTCATGAAGAAATTGTTATTGTTACAAGAGATCTAGGTGGTGGTGCCCATAAAGTATTCCAAAAGAAAGTTATGGGAGATAAAAAAGTTAGAGAAGATGCCATCCAAGCTCCTTCAATGGGTGCATTAGTTACAAAAATTATGGAAAATAAAAATGCTATAGGATATGCATCTTATGGAATGGTCAATCAAAATGCTGGAAAAATCATGCCATTAGATGTAGATGGAGTTGCTCCAACAAAAGAAAATATTGTAAGTGGCGATTACAAAATCTCAAGACCTCTTTTAATAGTGAAAAAAGGTGAATTATTACCACAGGAAAAAACTTTTATAGATGTACTCCTTTCGGAAGAAGGTATGAAAACAGTTGAAAAAATGGGATTTGTTCCTGCAAAATAA
- the pstC gene encoding phosphate ABC transporter permease subunit PstC, protein MHQKFEKIFSYIIKGLTFSSVMMLIFIIVFIIKESVVLFEKVTIVDFLFGKGWNPLGEPLTISIFPMILGTIYVSLLGILIALPIGVGSAIFLTSVLNRKMRKIVKPTIDLLVGIPSVIYGLMGLLVIVKFFEVHFDFSSGESVLAGGIILSIMVLPYIISTCDESMIKISEQYKITSEGLGVSKWHMIRYLILPACKKSILAGVILAFARAMGETMAVMMVIGNSPVFPKIFGKAQTIPSLIALEMGGAGVDSLHYHALFAAGFVLMIILFLVNMVFHYIKKSIEI, encoded by the coding sequence ATGCATCAAAAATTTGAAAAAATATTTTCCTATATTATAAAAGGATTGACTTTTTCTTCTGTGATGATGCTTATTTTTATTATTGTATTTATCATAAAAGAAAGCGTGGTTCTTTTCGAGAAAGTTACAATAGTAGACTTCTTATTTGGAAAAGGATGGAATCCTTTAGGAGAACCCCTTACTATATCAATATTTCCCATGATTTTAGGAACTATTTATGTGTCTTTGTTAGGGATACTTATAGCCCTTCCTATAGGTGTAGGATCAGCTATATTTTTGACGAGTGTGTTAAATAGAAAAATGAGAAAAATAGTAAAGCCTACTATTGATCTATTGGTAGGAATTCCATCAGTGATTTATGGATTGATGGGATTATTAGTGATAGTAAAATTTTTTGAAGTGCATTTTGATTTTTCATCTGGAGAATCTGTTTTAGCAGGAGGAATCATTCTTTCTATCATGGTCCTTCCATATATTATTTCTACCTGTGATGAATCAATGATCAAAATTAGTGAGCAGTATAAAATTACTTCAGAAGGATTAGGGGTATCCAAATGGCATATGATTCGCTATTTGATTTTACCTGCATGTAAAAAAAGTATTCTTGCTGGAGTCATTTTAGCTTTTGCAAGAGCCATGGGAGAGACTATGGCGGTTATGATGGTTATTGGAAATAGTCCTGTTTTTCCAAAGATTTTTGGAAAAGCCCAGACCATTCCTTCACTTATTGCTCTTGAGATGGGAGGGGCAGGGGTAGATAGCCTACATTATCACGCTTTGTTTGCAGCTGGTTTTGTATTGATGATAATTCTTTTTTTAGTGAATATGGTTTTTCATTATATAAAAAAGAGTATAGAAATATAA
- a CDS encoding PstA family ABC transporter permease: MKKNNKHIGIKLWSSFSGIILMILVLYINIYIFSKGGSGLNSDFLLDMPKGFPLGTEGGIFPAIIGSICFTGIACFFASMIAIATAVYLNFYCSNKKLCGMIHVVIQSTAGIPSIVLGLFGYTFLVVYLNLGLSLLSGGIVLSVMIFPFIEVRVEKALGEINKELIYASYALGISKSYTFFKIILPMCFSEILSAIVLAGGFAMGATAPIMFTGGVVYAPVPNSLFSPAMALPYHLYMLIGEGISMENAYKTASVLLLFLLILNSFGILVELFRKVE; encoded by the coding sequence ATGAAAAAAAACAACAAACATATAGGAATAAAGCTGTGGAGTAGCTTCAGTGGAATCATACTTATGATTTTAGTTTTATATATTAATATCTATATTTTTTCTAAGGGTGGCAGTGGTTTAAATAGTGATTTTCTATTGGATATGCCAAAGGGGTTTCCCCTTGGAACAGAGGGAGGGATTTTTCCTGCTATCATAGGAAGTATTTGTTTTACAGGGATTGCATGTTTTTTTGCGAGTATGATTGCTATAGCAACAGCAGTGTATCTTAATTTTTATTGTAGCAATAAAAAATTATGTGGAATGATTCACGTGGTTATTCAGTCTACTGCAGGGATTCCATCTATTGTTTTAGGGTTATTTGGATATACTTTTCTAGTGGTTTATTTGAATTTAGGGTTATCCTTATTGTCTGGTGGGATTGTTTTGAGTGTTATGATTTTTCCGTTTATAGAAGTAAGGGTAGAAAAAGCATTAGGGGAAATCAATAAAGAATTAATATATGCTTCTTATGCTTTAGGAATTTCAAAATCATATACTTTTTTCAAAATTATACTCCCCATGTGTTTTAGTGAAATTTTGTCTGCTATTGTTTTAGCAGGAGGTTTTGCTATGGGGGCAACAGCCCCTATTATGTTTACTGGAGGTGTGGTGTATGCACCTGTTCCAAATAGTTTATTTTCTCCTGCAATGGCTTTACCCTACCACTTATATATGTTAATTGGAGAAGGAATATCTATGGAAAATGCATATAAAACTGCTTCTGTATTATTGCTATTTCTTTTAATTTTGAACAGCTTTGGTATATTAGTAGAATTGTTTAGAAAGGTGGAATAG
- the pstB gene encoding phosphate ABC transporter ATP-binding protein PstB, translating into MDAILEIKNLSVYFDTKKILESMNMKIKEKKITAIIGPSGCGKSTFIKSLNRMVDEESNAKVHGEILLKGKNIRELEKEQVREKIGMVFQSPTPFPLSIYENMIYAPVYYGIKDKKQLKRIVEEKLKLAGLYEEVKDDLKMKATKLSGGQQQRLCIARALTVEPEILLLDEPCSALDVKNTANIEEMLKKLSDRYTIVIVTHNLSQAKRIADYTAFLLNGEIVEYKETKELFEYPEDSRTKEYIEGIFG; encoded by the coding sequence ATGGACGCAATCCTTGAAATCAAAAATTTATCTGTGTACTTTGATACGAAGAAAATTCTTGAAAGTATGAATATGAAAATCAAAGAAAAAAAGATTACAGCAATTATTGGACCTTCAGGATGTGGAAAATCTACTTTTATCAAAAGCTTAAATAGAATGGTAGATGAGGAAAGTAATGCTAAAGTTCATGGAGAAATATTATTAAAAGGTAAAAATATAAGAGAGTTGGAAAAAGAACAGGTACGTGAAAAGATAGGAATGGTTTTTCAAAGTCCAACCCCTTTTCCATTGTCTATATATGAAAATATGATTTATGCCCCTGTGTATTATGGAATAAAGGACAAAAAACAATTGAAAAGGATTGTAGAAGAAAAATTAAAACTTGCTGGTCTTTATGAAGAAGTAAAAGATGATTTAAAGATGAAAGCAACAAAGCTTTCAGGAGGACAGCAGCAACGTCTTTGCATTGCTAGAGCATTGACGGTGGAACCAGAAATATTATTACTAGATGAACCTTGCTCAGCGTTGGATGTAAAGAATACTGCTAATATTGAAGAAATGTTAAAAAAGCTTTCTGATCGATACACAATCGTTATTGTTACCCATAATCTTTCCCAGGCAAAAAGAATTGCTGATTATACAGCTTTTTTATTAAATGGAGAAATTGTAGAATATAAAGAGACGAAAGAATTGTTTGAGTATCCTGAAGACTCAAGGACTAAGGAATATATAGAAGGAATATTTGGATAA